The DNA window TCGAGGTGGCAGGATTTGAACCCGCGGCCCTCTGGTCCCAAACCAGATGCGCTACCAAACTGCGCTACACCTCGTAATCAATACAATTGTCATTGAACTTTAGCTTAAATGTTTATAAATAAAATGGTCGAGGTGGCAGGATTTGAACCCGCGGCCCTCTGGTCCCAAACCAGATGCGCTACCAAACTGCGCTACACCTCGTTCCAACTGACAAGCTATAGTATACTGTATATGAAAACTAAAGTCAAAATCAAAATTATGGTTTTAACAATTATTTAACATGTTTTTGATTGATTTTCTTTTTTTTTTGACGTTTTCCTCGTTATAGCAACAGTTTTTATCCTTTTTATTTTTGATTATTAACTAACTCTATGAAAATTATACTTCAACAATATGACTTTTCATATTTTTTCCATCCATCTCAATGATTCCATAGGAAGCCTTAGATCCTCCCCGAGGACTGGTCAGGCTTCCTGGATTCATGATTAATACATCTTCATGCTTTATATTTACGGGCATATGGGTATGTCCAAATAATACAATATTACATCCCTCTTCTAATCCTTTGTAATAAATTCTTGATAAATTAGATTTTACCCCATATTGGTGACCATGTGTTAAGAATAATTTATATTCTCCAAGGTCTAATACTTTCTCATTTTCTATTTCTGCTCTATCACAATTTCCTTTTACCCCTACTACCTTTAGGTTCATATTCTTACCAAGTGCTAAAGCATCTGGATAATAATCTCCTAAATGAATCAGTAAATCTATTTCCTCTATTTTGGCGATAATATATTCAGCTAACTCAATCTTTCCATGGGTATCACTCATTACTACGATTTTCAAGTATAATACCTCCTAGAACAGTTCTTCTAAGGCTATCTCTAATTTTTTAAGGGCGTGTGCTCTATGGCTAATTTTATTTTTTACAACTGATCCTAGTTCTGCAAAGGTTTTATCATACTCAGGCACAATAAATAGTGGGTCATAACCGAATCCACTTTCACCTTTTTTTTCAAATCCTATCATTCCTTTGCATTCTCCTCTTACACTAATTTTTTTGCCATCAGGAAATGCTACAGAAATGACAGATACAAATCTTGCATCTCTTTTTTCCATAGGTACATCTTTTAGCATATTTAATAACTTTTCATTGTTTTTTTCATCTGTTGCTCCTTCTCCTGAAAACCTTGCAGAATAGACCCCTGGTTGGTTATGAATAGCATCCACTTCAAGACCTGAATCATCTGCAATAGCAATAGCTCCTGTTTCTTTCATAACCTCTACTGCCTTTTTCATAGAATTTTCTTCAAAGGTTTCTCCATCCTCTATGATTTCTAAATTTGCCAGACCAACTTCATCCATGCTTTTTATGGTTAAAGGAAAGTCTTTTAAAATAGCTTTGATTTCTTCTAATTTATGTTTATTTTTAGATGCAATCACTACTTGATTCATTTTATTTCTCTCCTATTCTTTATTCATTAGCTTCTTTGATTAATTGGTCTATCGAGCCTAAAGCTTCTTTTTGCATTTGTATTAGCTCCATATTCCCTTTTTCTGCCAGCTCTAAAAGAGCATTGAGTTCTTGTCTACTAAAAGGTGCTTCTTCTCCTGTCCCTTGTACCTCTACAAACTCTTTTTTGTCCGTCATGATTACATTCATATCCACTTTTGCATTTGAATCTTCTTGATAACATAAATCTAGCACTGGTATATCATTTACTACTCCTACACTTATTGCTGCTACATAGTTCTTTACAGGAAATGATTTTATTTTATTTTCTTCATAAAGCTTATGTAGTCCTTGTGCTAAAGCAATAAAGGCACCTGTTATAGATGCTGTCCTAGTACCTCCATCTGCTTGCACCACATCACAGTCTATCCAGATGGTTCTTTCTCCTAAAACATCTAAGTCCACTACAGAACGTAATGCTCTTCCAATGAGTCTTTGGATTTCTTGTGTTCTTCCA is part of the Crassaminicella profunda genome and encodes:
- the rph gene encoding ribonuclease PH, which produces MRFDGRKENELRKVKITKDYLAYAEGSVLIEMGNTKVICTASIEDRVPPFLKGKGKGWVTAEYGMLPRSTQTRKIRESSRGKVDGRTQEIQRLIGRALRSVVDLDVLGERTIWIDCDVVQADGGTRTASITGAFIALAQGLHKLYEENKIKSFPVKNYVAAISVGVVNDIPVLDLCYQEDSNAKVDMNVIMTDKKEFVEVQGTGEEAPFSRQELNALLELAEKGNMELIQMQKEALGSIDQLIKEANE
- a CDS encoding metallophosphoesterase gives rise to the protein MKIVVMSDTHGKIELAEYIIAKIEEIDLLIHLGDYYPDALALGKNMNLKVVGVKGNCDRAEIENEKVLDLGEYKLFLTHGHQYGVKSNLSRIYYKGLEEGCNIVLFGHTHMPVNIKHEDVLIMNPGSLTSPRGGSKASYGIIEMDGKNMKSHIVEV
- a CDS encoding XTP/dITP diphosphatase; this translates as MNQVVIASKNKHKLEEIKAILKDFPLTIKSMDEVGLANLEIIEDGETFEENSMKKAVEVMKETGAIAIADDSGLEVDAIHNQPGVYSARFSGEGATDEKNNEKLLNMLKDVPMEKRDARFVSVISVAFPDGKKISVRGECKGMIGFEKKGESGFGYDPLFIVPEYDKTFAELGSVVKNKISHRAHALKKLEIALEELF